A region from the Linepithema humile isolate Giens D197 chromosome 1, Lhum_UNIL_v1.0, whole genome shotgun sequence genome encodes:
- the LOC105678067 gene encoding facilitated trehalose transporter Tret1-like isoform X4, with translation MDRGILRQTLIGFVCSILIIDCGLHEGWSTPTIPKFNGEDPLKVTSNEIAWIVNLMYVGVGIGSLVPFILMDNIGRKGTLLVTTVPKIASWIFIGLSTSVPLLYVGRILAGVGCGITYAVMPMYLGEISSKRTRGPLGTLTAVLLNIGMLLIYAIGLWISRFAMAMISLCAPILFLVTFMWLPESSVFLTRKNKLVTAEKTLQWALGKEDVDEELEEVKRIVETEDKCSEMTLQDMFKEIFSKAQNRRAFRIAMILLSGLTMTGAAPILAYQSYIYDEAGFEISANAGIILTGFAIVLAGSICVTVVRITGKRLLLLVATPVCVLSLVTIAIFFELQSAGYDVSRFKWVPTVFVVIYVLGFGFGLNPIPLAYIGEIFRVEVKVPAAVLNALYYAISTTVIVKFYQVVQELYGTFAPLWTFAAITFLIWILIYLFVPETEGKTLEEIQLELQNKN, from the exons ATGGATCGCGGCATACTGCGGCAAACGTTGATTGGATTCGTGT GTAGTATTTTAATCATCGACTGCGGCCTCCACGAGGGATGGAGCACGCCGACTATACCGAAATTCAACGGCGAGGATCCTCTGAAGGTGACGAGCAACGAGATCGCCTGGATCGTAAATCTCATGTATGTGGGAGTCGGCATCGGCTCGCTAGTCCCCTTCATATTGATGGACAACATTGGGCGCAAGGGAACCTTGCTAGTCACTACGGTACCGAAAATCGCCTCCTGGATCTTCATCGGCCTGTCCACGTCTGTGCCGTTGCTGTACGTTGGACGAATACTCGCAGGAGTAGGATGCGGCATCACTTACGCCGTGATGCCGATGTATCTCGGCGAGATAAGCAGCAAGCGAACCAGAGGTCCTTTAG GTACTTTAACGGCTGTTCTGCTCAACATCGGGATGCTACTAATTTACGCCATTGGCCTGTGGATCAGTCGATTCGCGATGGCGATGATAAGTCTATGCGCGCCGATATTATTTCTGGTGACCTTCATGTGGCTACCCGAGAGCTCGGTGTTCCTCACACGAAAGAACAAGCTCGTCACCGCCGAGAAGACTCTTCAATGGGCTTTGGGTAAGGAAGACGTGGACGAGGAGCTCGAAGAGGTCAAGCGAATCGTAGAGACTGAGGACAAGTGCAGCGAGATGACCCTCCAGGATATGTTCAAGGAGATTTTCAGCAAAGCGCAGAACAGGAGAGCCTTTCGAATCGCCATGATATTATTGAGCGGCCTGACAATGACGGGTGCGGCGCCGATACTCGCGTATCAATCATACATCTACGACGAGGCCGGCTTCGAGATCTCGGCCAACGCCGGCATCATTTTGACGGGATTCGCCATCGTCCTGGCCGGCAGCATCTGCGTGACGGTGGTGCGCATTACGGGCAAGAGGTTGCTGCTGCTGGTCGCCACCCCGGTTTGCGTGCTATCGCTGGTGACGATAGCCATTTTCTTCGAGCTGCAGTCCGCCGGCTACGACGTCTCTCGGTTCAAGTGGGTGCCCACGGTCTTCGTGGTGATTTACGTGCTCGGTTTCGGATTCGGCCTTAATCCGATACCACTCGCCTATATCGGCGAGATCTTCCGCGTCGAGGTCAAAGTGCCCGCCGCGGTGCTCAATGCTCTCTACTACGCTATAAGCACCACTGTCATCGTCAAGTTTTATCAG GTCGTGCAAGAACTATACGGCACGTTCGCACCATTATGGACATTCGCCGCGATAACATTTCTTATATggatattaatttacttatttgtGCCAGAGACCGAAGGTAAAACCTTGGAAGAGATACAATTGGAATTGCAGAATAAGAACTGA
- the LOC105678067 gene encoding facilitated trehalose transporter Tret1-like isoform X1 translates to MGSPRHPTVFSREQYLSRENLTCERFSGSILIIDCGLHEGWSTPTIPKFNGEDPLKVTSNEIAWIVNLMYVGVGIGSLVPFILMDNIGRKGTLLVTTVPKIASWIFIGLSTSVPLLYVGRILAGVGCGITYAVMPMYLGEISSKRTRGPLGTTIPTVSGTLTAVLLNIGMLLIYAIGLWISRFAMAMISLCAPILFLVTFMWLPESSVFLTRKNKLVTAEKTLQWALGKEDVDEELEEVKRIVETEDKCSEMTLQDMFKEIFSKAQNRRAFRIAMILLSGLTMTGAAPILAYQSYIYDEAGFEISANAGIILTGFAIVLAGSICVTVVRITGKRLLLLVATPVCVLSLVTIAIFFELQSAGYDVSRFKWVPTVFVVIYVLGFGFGLNPIPLAYIGEIFRVEVKVPAAVLNALYYAISTTVIVKFYQVVQELYGTFAPLWTFAAITFLIWILIYLFVPETEGKTLEEIQLELQNKN, encoded by the exons ATGGGATCACCCCGACATCCGACAGTATTCTCTCGCGAGCAATATCTCTCCCGAGAAAATCTGACGTGTGAACGCTTCTCAGGTAGTATTTTAATCATCGACTGCGGCCTCCACGAGGGATGGAGCACGCCGACTATACCGAAATTCAACGGCGAGGATCCTCTGAAGGTGACGAGCAACGAGATCGCCTGGATCGTAAATCTCATGTATGTGGGAGTCGGCATCGGCTCGCTAGTCCCCTTCATATTGATGGACAACATTGGGCGCAAGGGAACCTTGCTAGTCACTACGGTACCGAAAATCGCCTCCTGGATCTTCATCGGCCTGTCCACGTCTGTGCCGTTGCTGTACGTTGGACGAATACTCGCAGGAGTAGGATGCGGCATCACTTACGCCGTGATGCCGATGTATCTCGGCGAGATAAGCAGCAAGCGAACCAGAGGTCCTTTAGGTACAACGATACCGACTGTTTCAG GTACTTTAACGGCTGTTCTGCTCAACATCGGGATGCTACTAATTTACGCCATTGGCCTGTGGATCAGTCGATTCGCGATGGCGATGATAAGTCTATGCGCGCCGATATTATTTCTGGTGACCTTCATGTGGCTACCCGAGAGCTCGGTGTTCCTCACACGAAAGAACAAGCTCGTCACCGCCGAGAAGACTCTTCAATGGGCTTTGGGTAAGGAAGACGTGGACGAGGAGCTCGAAGAGGTCAAGCGAATCGTAGAGACTGAGGACAAGTGCAGCGAGATGACCCTCCAGGATATGTTCAAGGAGATTTTCAGCAAAGCGCAGAACAGGAGAGCCTTTCGAATCGCCATGATATTATTGAGCGGCCTGACAATGACGGGTGCGGCGCCGATACTCGCGTATCAATCATACATCTACGACGAGGCCGGCTTCGAGATCTCGGCCAACGCCGGCATCATTTTGACGGGATTCGCCATCGTCCTGGCCGGCAGCATCTGCGTGACGGTGGTGCGCATTACGGGCAAGAGGTTGCTGCTGCTGGTCGCCACCCCGGTTTGCGTGCTATCGCTGGTGACGATAGCCATTTTCTTCGAGCTGCAGTCCGCCGGCTACGACGTCTCTCGGTTCAAGTGGGTGCCCACGGTCTTCGTGGTGATTTACGTGCTCGGTTTCGGATTCGGCCTTAATCCGATACCACTCGCCTATATCGGCGAGATCTTCCGCGTCGAGGTCAAAGTGCCCGCCGCGGTGCTCAATGCTCTCTACTACGCTATAAGCACCACTGTCATCGTCAAGTTTTATCAG GTCGTGCAAGAACTATACGGCACGTTCGCACCATTATGGACATTCGCCGCGATAACATTTCTTATATggatattaatttacttatttgtGCCAGAGACCGAAGGTAAAACCTTGGAAGAGATACAATTGGAATTGCAGAATAAGAACTGA
- the LOC105678067 gene encoding facilitated trehalose transporter Tret1-like isoform X3, which yields MDRGILRQTLIGFVCSILIIDCGLHEGWSTPTIPKFNGEDPLKVTSNEIAWIVNLMYVGVGIGSLVPFILMDNIGRKGTLLVTTVPKIASWIFIGLSTSVPLLYVGRILAGVGCGITYAVMPMYLGEISSKRTRGPLGTTIPTVSGTLTAVLLNIGMLLIYAIGLWISRFAMAMISLCAPILFLVTFMWLPESSVFLTRKNKLVTAEKTLQWALGKEDVDEELEEVKRIVETEDKCSEMTLQDMFKEIFSKAQNRRAFRIAMILLSGLTMTGAAPILAYQSYIYDEAGFEISANAGIILTGFAIVLAGSICVTVVRITGKRLLLLVATPVCVLSLVTIAIFFELQSAGYDVSRFKWVPTVFVVIYVLGFGFGLNPIPLAYIGEIFRVEVKVPAAVLNALYYAISTTVIVKFYQVVQELYGTFAPLWTFAAITFLIWILIYLFVPETEGKTLEEIQLELQNKN from the exons ATGGATCGCGGCATACTGCGGCAAACGTTGATTGGATTCGTGT GTAGTATTTTAATCATCGACTGCGGCCTCCACGAGGGATGGAGCACGCCGACTATACCGAAATTCAACGGCGAGGATCCTCTGAAGGTGACGAGCAACGAGATCGCCTGGATCGTAAATCTCATGTATGTGGGAGTCGGCATCGGCTCGCTAGTCCCCTTCATATTGATGGACAACATTGGGCGCAAGGGAACCTTGCTAGTCACTACGGTACCGAAAATCGCCTCCTGGATCTTCATCGGCCTGTCCACGTCTGTGCCGTTGCTGTACGTTGGACGAATACTCGCAGGAGTAGGATGCGGCATCACTTACGCCGTGATGCCGATGTATCTCGGCGAGATAAGCAGCAAGCGAACCAGAGGTCCTTTAGGTACAACGATACCGACTGTTTCAG GTACTTTAACGGCTGTTCTGCTCAACATCGGGATGCTACTAATTTACGCCATTGGCCTGTGGATCAGTCGATTCGCGATGGCGATGATAAGTCTATGCGCGCCGATATTATTTCTGGTGACCTTCATGTGGCTACCCGAGAGCTCGGTGTTCCTCACACGAAAGAACAAGCTCGTCACCGCCGAGAAGACTCTTCAATGGGCTTTGGGTAAGGAAGACGTGGACGAGGAGCTCGAAGAGGTCAAGCGAATCGTAGAGACTGAGGACAAGTGCAGCGAGATGACCCTCCAGGATATGTTCAAGGAGATTTTCAGCAAAGCGCAGAACAGGAGAGCCTTTCGAATCGCCATGATATTATTGAGCGGCCTGACAATGACGGGTGCGGCGCCGATACTCGCGTATCAATCATACATCTACGACGAGGCCGGCTTCGAGATCTCGGCCAACGCCGGCATCATTTTGACGGGATTCGCCATCGTCCTGGCCGGCAGCATCTGCGTGACGGTGGTGCGCATTACGGGCAAGAGGTTGCTGCTGCTGGTCGCCACCCCGGTTTGCGTGCTATCGCTGGTGACGATAGCCATTTTCTTCGAGCTGCAGTCCGCCGGCTACGACGTCTCTCGGTTCAAGTGGGTGCCCACGGTCTTCGTGGTGATTTACGTGCTCGGTTTCGGATTCGGCCTTAATCCGATACCACTCGCCTATATCGGCGAGATCTTCCGCGTCGAGGTCAAAGTGCCCGCCGCGGTGCTCAATGCTCTCTACTACGCTATAAGCACCACTGTCATCGTCAAGTTTTATCAG GTCGTGCAAGAACTATACGGCACGTTCGCACCATTATGGACATTCGCCGCGATAACATTTCTTATATggatattaatttacttatttgtGCCAGAGACCGAAGGTAAAACCTTGGAAGAGATACAATTGGAATTGCAGAATAAGAACTGA
- the LOC105678067 gene encoding facilitated trehalose transporter Tret1-like isoform X2, with protein sequence MGSPRHPTVFSREQYLSRENLTCERFSGSILIIDCGLHEGWSTPTIPKFNGEDPLKVTSNEIAWIVNLMYVGVGIGSLVPFILMDNIGRKGTLLVTTVPKIASWIFIGLSTSVPLLYVGRILAGVGCGITYAVMPMYLGEISSKRTRGPLGTLTAVLLNIGMLLIYAIGLWISRFAMAMISLCAPILFLVTFMWLPESSVFLTRKNKLVTAEKTLQWALGKEDVDEELEEVKRIVETEDKCSEMTLQDMFKEIFSKAQNRRAFRIAMILLSGLTMTGAAPILAYQSYIYDEAGFEISANAGIILTGFAIVLAGSICVTVVRITGKRLLLLVATPVCVLSLVTIAIFFELQSAGYDVSRFKWVPTVFVVIYVLGFGFGLNPIPLAYIGEIFRVEVKVPAAVLNALYYAISTTVIVKFYQVVQELYGTFAPLWTFAAITFLIWILIYLFVPETEGKTLEEIQLELQNKN encoded by the exons ATGGGATCACCCCGACATCCGACAGTATTCTCTCGCGAGCAATATCTCTCCCGAGAAAATCTGACGTGTGAACGCTTCTCAGGTAGTATTTTAATCATCGACTGCGGCCTCCACGAGGGATGGAGCACGCCGACTATACCGAAATTCAACGGCGAGGATCCTCTGAAGGTGACGAGCAACGAGATCGCCTGGATCGTAAATCTCATGTATGTGGGAGTCGGCATCGGCTCGCTAGTCCCCTTCATATTGATGGACAACATTGGGCGCAAGGGAACCTTGCTAGTCACTACGGTACCGAAAATCGCCTCCTGGATCTTCATCGGCCTGTCCACGTCTGTGCCGTTGCTGTACGTTGGACGAATACTCGCAGGAGTAGGATGCGGCATCACTTACGCCGTGATGCCGATGTATCTCGGCGAGATAAGCAGCAAGCGAACCAGAGGTCCTTTAG GTACTTTAACGGCTGTTCTGCTCAACATCGGGATGCTACTAATTTACGCCATTGGCCTGTGGATCAGTCGATTCGCGATGGCGATGATAAGTCTATGCGCGCCGATATTATTTCTGGTGACCTTCATGTGGCTACCCGAGAGCTCGGTGTTCCTCACACGAAAGAACAAGCTCGTCACCGCCGAGAAGACTCTTCAATGGGCTTTGGGTAAGGAAGACGTGGACGAGGAGCTCGAAGAGGTCAAGCGAATCGTAGAGACTGAGGACAAGTGCAGCGAGATGACCCTCCAGGATATGTTCAAGGAGATTTTCAGCAAAGCGCAGAACAGGAGAGCCTTTCGAATCGCCATGATATTATTGAGCGGCCTGACAATGACGGGTGCGGCGCCGATACTCGCGTATCAATCATACATCTACGACGAGGCCGGCTTCGAGATCTCGGCCAACGCCGGCATCATTTTGACGGGATTCGCCATCGTCCTGGCCGGCAGCATCTGCGTGACGGTGGTGCGCATTACGGGCAAGAGGTTGCTGCTGCTGGTCGCCACCCCGGTTTGCGTGCTATCGCTGGTGACGATAGCCATTTTCTTCGAGCTGCAGTCCGCCGGCTACGACGTCTCTCGGTTCAAGTGGGTGCCCACGGTCTTCGTGGTGATTTACGTGCTCGGTTTCGGATTCGGCCTTAATCCGATACCACTCGCCTATATCGGCGAGATCTTCCGCGTCGAGGTCAAAGTGCCCGCCGCGGTGCTCAATGCTCTCTACTACGCTATAAGCACCACTGTCATCGTCAAGTTTTATCAG GTCGTGCAAGAACTATACGGCACGTTCGCACCATTATGGACATTCGCCGCGATAACATTTCTTATATggatattaatttacttatttgtGCCAGAGACCGAAGGTAAAACCTTGGAAGAGATACAATTGGAATTGCAGAATAAGAACTGA